A window of the Microcoleus sp. bin38.metabat.b11b12b14.051 genome harbors these coding sequences:
- the aroC gene encoding chorismate synthase, which produces MGNSFGHLFRISTFGESHGGGVGVVIDGCPPLVSIDASEIQAELDRRRPGQSKITTPRKEADTCEILSGVFEGKTLGTPIAILVRNQDTRPQDYGEMATTYRPSHADATYDAKYGIRNWQGGGRSSARETIGRVAAGAIAKKILFQSAGVEIVGYVKRIKDLECVADPDTVTLEQVESNIVRCPDAECADRMIELIEKVRDSGDSIGGVVECVARNVPKGLGMPVFDKLEADLAKAIMSLPASKGFEIGSGFAGTLLKGSEHNDEYYTDEQGEIRTVTNRSGGIQGGIANGENIILRAAFKPTATIRQEQRTVTREGEATLLAAKGRHDACVLPRAVPMVEAMVALVLCDHLLRHHGQCGTLKSEF; this is translated from the coding sequence ATGGGCAATAGCTTTGGGCATCTATTTCGGATATCGACATTTGGGGAATCTCACGGCGGGGGTGTGGGAGTAGTAATTGATGGTTGTCCGCCGCTGGTGTCGATCGACGCCTCGGAAATTCAAGCGGAACTCGATCGCCGTCGCCCCGGACAAAGCAAAATTACTACACCCCGCAAAGAAGCTGATACCTGCGAAATTCTCTCCGGGGTGTTTGAAGGCAAAACTCTAGGAACTCCGATCGCCATCTTAGTCCGCAATCAAGACACTCGCCCCCAAGATTATGGCGAAATGGCCACGACTTACCGCCCTTCCCACGCTGATGCTACCTACGATGCTAAGTACGGGATTCGCAACTGGCAAGGCGGAGGTCGCTCGTCGGCGAGAGAAACAATTGGTAGAGTAGCAGCAGGGGCGATCGCCAAAAAAATTCTCTTCCAATCCGCTGGCGTCGAAATAGTCGGCTACGTCAAACGCATCAAAGACTTAGAATGCGTCGCCGACCCAGACACTGTTACCTTAGAACAAGTAGAAAGCAACATCGTCCGCTGTCCCGATGCCGAATGTGCCGATCGCATGATTGAACTGATCGAAAAAGTGCGCGACAGCGGAGATTCGATCGGCGGTGTCGTCGAATGCGTCGCCCGCAACGTACCCAAAGGTCTGGGAATGCCCGTATTCGACAAACTCGAAGCCGATTTGGCCAAAGCGATCATGTCATTACCCGCTAGCAAAGGCTTTGAAATTGGTTCGGGCTTTGCCGGGACTCTACTTAAGGGCAGCGAACATAATGATGAATACTATACTGATGAACAAGGAGAAATTCGTACAGTAACGAATCGCTCAGGCGGAATTCAGGGTGGCATTGCTAACGGTGAAAATATCATTCTGCGGGCGGCTTTCAAGCCAACTGCGACAATTCGCCAGGAGCAGCGTACAGTTACCCGAGAGGGTGAAGCAACGCTGCTAGCGGCAAAAGGACGGCACGATGCTTGCGTTTTGCCAAGAGCTGTGCCAATGGTGGAAGCAATGGTAGCTTTAGTTTTGTGCGACCATCTGCTGCGCCATCACGGACAATGTGGAACCTTAAAGTCTGAATTTTAA
- a CDS encoding MBL fold metallo-hydrolase, which yields MEISLSSVVANPLDCPQPSEAITGIDDFVVQFWGVRGSVPTPGQETVRYGGNTSCLEMRVGGKRLIFDGGTGLRMLGDQLVQEMPVQAYMFFTHYHWDHIQGFPMFAPAFIRGNRFDIYGAIPPDGDCLKRHFVERVLHSNSPVPLMGLPADLNFHEIDHNQTMMLDDIEIRTGSLNHPNTAMGYRVTWQGRSVVYCSDTEHFPDRLDENVYNLALDADVLIYDAMYTDEEYHNPKSPKVGWGHSTWQEAVRMAKEARVKRVVIFHHDPAHTDDFLDRIAEDVQIAFPKAVMAREGLILPIGF from the coding sequence ATGGAAATCAGCTTGTCCTCTGTAGTGGCAAATCCCCTGGATTGCCCTCAACCCTCCGAAGCAATAACAGGTATAGATGATTTTGTAGTACAGTTCTGGGGCGTGCGGGGCAGTGTTCCGACACCGGGACAGGAAACTGTTCGCTACGGCGGCAACACTTCTTGTTTGGAAATGCGAGTCGGTGGAAAACGCTTGATTTTTGACGGCGGAACAGGCTTGCGGATGCTGGGAGACCAGTTGGTGCAAGAAATGCCCGTGCAAGCTTATATGTTTTTTACTCACTATCACTGGGATCACATTCAAGGGTTCCCGATGTTCGCCCCAGCTTTCATCCGTGGCAATCGCTTTGATATTTACGGGGCAATTCCCCCCGATGGAGATTGCCTGAAACGGCACTTCGTCGAACGGGTTCTGCACTCGAATTCGCCGGTGCCTCTGATGGGTTTGCCGGCTGATTTGAATTTTCATGAGATCGATCACAACCAGACGATGATGCTGGACGATATTGAGATTAGGACGGGTTCTCTCAATCACCCGAATACTGCTATGGGATATCGGGTGACTTGGCAGGGACGTTCTGTTGTTTACTGTTCTGATACGGAACATTTTCCAGATCGACTCGATGAGAATGTTTACAATTTAGCCCTCGATGCTGACGTGCTGATTTACGATGCGATGTACACAGACGAGGAATATCACAACCCCAAGTCTCCGAAGGTGGGCTGGGGACACTCGACTTGGCAGGAAGCTGTGAGAATGGCTAAGGAAGCCCGGGTGAAACGGGTGGTGATTTTTCACCACGATCCGGCTCATACAGACGATTTTCTCGATCGCATCGCCGAAGACGTGCAAATCGCTTTTCCTAAGGCTGTTATGGCCCGCGAGGGTCTGATTTTGCCGATCGGCTTCTGA
- a CDS encoding class II aldolase/adducin family protein, with protein MDEGVVKYRCDWKQAEPVSESEIADLIDWRDRLHSWGLIGVYENGIGFGNVSLRIGNSCQFVISGTQTAHLRAMGPESYCTVTEFNLEQNFLGCQGPVPASSESLTHAVLYLHRKDVGGIIHIHNPQLWQQLLFKIPTTRKEIPYGTPQMAWEMLRLFDEENLADRKILAMAGHEDGIICFGSSLDAAGKVLSAAMG; from the coding sequence ATGGATGAAGGAGTCGTTAAGTACCGCTGCGACTGGAAACAGGCAGAACCCGTATCTGAGTCGGAGATAGCGGATTTGATAGACTGGCGCGATCGACTCCACTCGTGGGGACTAATTGGCGTCTACGAAAATGGTATTGGGTTTGGAAACGTCAGCCTCAGGATTGGCAATTCTTGCCAGTTCGTGATTTCCGGTACCCAAACTGCACACCTGCGGGCTATGGGCCCGGAATCGTACTGTACCGTTACGGAATTTAACTTAGAACAAAATTTCCTCGGCTGTCAGGGCCCCGTACCAGCTTCGTCGGAGTCCCTGACTCACGCGGTACTATACCTTCACAGAAAGGATGTGGGGGGGATAATTCACATCCACAATCCTCAACTATGGCAGCAACTGCTGTTTAAAATTCCTACTACTAGAAAAGAAATACCTTATGGCACTCCCCAGATGGCTTGGGAAATGTTGAGACTTTTTGACGAGGAGAATTTAGCAGATCGCAAAATTCTGGCGATGGCCGGCCACGAGGACGGAATTATCTGTTTTGGTAGCAGCTTGGACGCAGCCGGCAAAGTGCTCTCGGCGGCGATGGGTTAG
- a CDS encoding Npun_F5560 family protein, with the protein MNQTKLVSSKELQSEVSRLTEELQMRDQLVQQLSQELFRLVKGNSSFVPAPEVSDRHQSQMQAMREQLQSVEEQVSFYQEQIADRDTEVYQLRQSVQELTDRSRMLEQVVQELPGVYRQKFAERIEPIKEKLDQLQKENRQLHTELQSVTYRLAVRNRKAKGLDLPSVDPDDDRGIQMPSFGNV; encoded by the coding sequence GTGAATCAAACTAAACTTGTAAGCTCAAAAGAACTGCAATCAGAAGTATCTCGTCTCACCGAAGAGCTGCAAATGCGAGACCAACTGGTGCAGCAGTTGTCTCAAGAACTTTTTAGGCTGGTAAAGGGAAATTCGAGTTTTGTGCCGGCACCGGAAGTTTCAGACCGTCACCAATCTCAAATGCAGGCGATGCGCGAACAACTGCAATCTGTGGAAGAACAGGTAAGTTTTTATCAAGAACAAATCGCCGATCGGGATACTGAGGTTTACCAACTGCGGCAATCGGTGCAAGAATTGACCGATCGCTCTAGAATGCTCGAACAAGTGGTTCAGGAATTGCCAGGGGTTTACCGCCAAAAGTTCGCCGAACGGATCGAGCCGATTAAGGAAAAATTGGATCAACTACAAAAGGAAAACCGCCAGTTGCACACCGAGTTGCAAAGCGTTACTTACCGTCTGGCGGTACGCAATCGCAAGGCGAAGGGCCTGGATCTGCCGAGCGTCGATCCAGATGACGATCGCGGGATTCAAATGCCCAGCTTTGGGAATGTCTAA
- a CDS encoding STAS domain-containing protein encodes MEFPNFKKHIVIQPHNCLDSQAGTLLQQQLAEILPDRYQLWVIDMGDVDFIDSSGLCALVGGLNAARHRGCRLVICNLSVTVRLIFEITQLDQLFEIFDSFEQVISTETLALVA; translated from the coding sequence ATGGAATTCCCCAACTTCAAGAAACACATCGTCATCCAACCTCACAACTGTCTCGACTCCCAAGCAGGCACCCTCCTCCAGCAACAGCTAGCCGAGATTTTGCCCGATCGCTACCAACTCTGGGTAATAGACATGGGTGACGTAGATTTTATCGACAGTTCGGGTTTGTGTGCCTTAGTCGGGGGACTCAACGCCGCCCGCCATCGGGGATGTCGCCTGGTTATTTGCAACCTCTCAGTTACAGTCAGGCTGATTTTTGAAATTACTCAACTCGACCAACTTTTTGAAATTTTTGACAGTTTCGAGCAAGTTATCTCAACAGAAACTCTTGCTTTAGTTGCTTGA
- a CDS encoding DedA family protein produces MSFEFLSLDTIQQFARDYGYWAVFLGILLENLGVPLPGETITIAGGFLAGSGELNYWYVLGSAIAGATVGGNIGYAIGRYGGWPLLLKLGQFFRFREEQLFDLKEQFSKNAAKAVFLGRFIALLRIFASPLAGIAEMPFLQFSFFNILGAASWASVMVSLSYFLGQVVSLEKLVAWAAQFAVVALLLTVAWIAIPIWLESRNLDKTK; encoded by the coding sequence ATGTCTTTTGAGTTTTTATCCTTAGATACTATTCAGCAATTTGCGCGAGATTACGGCTACTGGGCTGTATTTCTGGGGATTTTGCTAGAAAATCTGGGAGTTCCTCTCCCAGGCGAGACAATTACGATTGCTGGCGGGTTTTTAGCCGGCAGTGGGGAACTGAATTACTGGTATGTACTCGGAAGTGCGATCGCCGGTGCGACGGTGGGCGGAAATATCGGTTATGCGATCGGTAGATACGGCGGCTGGCCCCTACTCCTGAAGCTGGGACAATTTTTCCGCTTTCGGGAAGAACAACTGTTTGACTTAAAAGAACAGTTCAGCAAAAATGCAGCTAAAGCCGTATTTTTGGGCCGTTTCATCGCACTGCTGCGAATATTTGCCAGCCCTCTAGCAGGTATCGCAGAAATGCCCTTTTTGCAATTTTCATTCTTCAATATTTTGGGTGCCGCAAGCTGGGCATCTGTCATGGTAAGTTTGTCATACTTCCTAGGACAAGTTGTGTCTTTAGAAAAGTTGGTAGCTTGGGCTGCTCAATTTGCAGTAGTTGCTTTGCTATTAACAGTTGCTTGGATTGCAATTCCTATTTGGTTGGAGTCGCGCAATTTGGACAAGACTAAGTAG
- a CDS encoding Uma2 family endonuclease — MTASTEIRAEVVESQPQPYYSPEEYLKLEEVAEFRSEYHDGKIIPMTGGTPNHNQIALNLGGAINFATKGQPYRVNVNDLRLWIPSKRVYTYPDVMVVAGKLEFAEGRKDAITNVVMVAEVLSKSTASYDRGDKFKLFRTIPTLREYVLIDQYEMHVEQFCKTDDNKWILSEYDGADAVLVLSSVRFEVSLGEMYDRVDFESEE, encoded by the coding sequence ATGACGGCATCAACAGAAATTCGCGCAGAAGTAGTTGAGAGTCAGCCACAGCCTTATTACTCTCCTGAAGAGTATTTAAAGCTGGAAGAGGTAGCCGAATTTAGAAGTGAATACCACGATGGCAAGATAATTCCTATGACAGGCGGAACACCAAATCACAATCAGATTGCCCTGAATTTGGGCGGGGCAATAAATTTTGCTACGAAAGGACAACCCTACAGAGTAAATGTAAACGATTTGCGTTTGTGGATACCATCGAAGCGGGTTTATACTTATCCTGATGTGATGGTGGTTGCGGGTAAGTTGGAGTTTGCTGAGGGTAGGAAAGATGCGATTACTAATGTGGTGATGGTGGCTGAGGTTTTATCGAAATCAACAGCAAGTTACGATCGGGGTGACAAATTTAAACTTTTTCGCACGATTCCTACTCTAAGGGAGTATGTTTTGATCGATCAATACGAGATGCACGTCGAACAGTTTTGCAAGACGGATGATAATAAGTGGATTTTGTCTGAGTATGATGGTGCTGATGCGGTTCTGGTGTTGAGTTCGGTGCGGTTTGAGGTGTCTTTGGGCGAAATGTACGATCGCGTAGATTTTGAATCTGAGGAGTGA
- a CDS encoding Uma2 family endonuclease, with the protein MIASKSYPNVSVKDYLEGELVSPIKHEYRNGQIYAMAGASNPHVLICLNLATLLRNHLRGTGCLVFMADTKVRFETINTFYYPDVAVSCDERDTTSVADFICYPSLIVEVLSPTTEAFDRGDKFADYRSLSTMQEYVLIGQQRMNVDCYRRDVEGRWVFSSYGEGECLELASMNFQCPISALYEDVPGLS; encoded by the coding sequence ATGATTGCCAGCAAGAGTTATCCTAATGTTTCAGTAAAAGACTATTTAGAAGGTGAACTCGTAAGTCCCATCAAGCATGAATATAGGAACGGACAAATCTATGCAATGGCAGGGGCAAGTAATCCCCACGTTTTGATTTGTCTAAATTTGGCAACTCTGCTGAGAAATCATCTGCGCGGAACTGGTTGCCTGGTTTTTATGGCCGACACAAAAGTGAGATTTGAGACAATTAATACTTTTTATTATCCCGATGTAGCTGTATCTTGCGATGAACGAGATACTACTTCTGTTGCCGATTTTATCTGCTATCCTTCGCTAATTGTGGAAGTCCTATCTCCAACAACTGAGGCGTTTGACAGAGGAGATAAATTTGCGGATTATCGATCGCTATCCACTATGCAAGAATATGTATTAATCGGTCAACAACGGATGAATGTAGATTGCTACCGTCGCGATGTGGAAGGACGTTGGGTTTTTTCTTCCTACGGTGAGGGGGAATGTCTAGAGTTGGCTAGTATGAATTTTCAGTGTCCAATCTCTGCTTTGTATGAGGATGTTCCTGGATTGAGTTAA
- a CDS encoding type II toxin-antitoxin system Phd/YefM family antitoxin, which translates to MPKYLTITEAQQQLPKWPDDLVAEPAIITKDGKPAIIALSFKQFESLLETIEILSDREFMAQLRSGMQQAQNGETIDLQQLKAELNLHIYA; encoded by the coding sequence ATGCCAAAATACCTGACAATTACAGAAGCGCAACAACAACTACCAAAGTGGCCGGATGACTTAGTGGCAGAACCAGCTATCATCACTAAGGATGGAAAACCGGCAATAATTGCCCTCAGTTTTAAACAATTTGAATCTCTGTTAGAAACGATAGAAATTCTCTCCGATCGCGAATTTATGGCGCAGTTGCGATCGGGTATGCAACAAGCCCAGAATGGAGAAACAATAGACTTACAACAGTTGAAAGCAGAATTAAACCTTCATATCTACGCTTGA
- a CDS encoding Uma2 family endonuclease yields the protein MIANKSQNYISPEEYLKLEELSPIKHEYIRGEVYAMAGATESHVTICVNLVKTLTDHVRGNGCNLYTGDMKARIDTASIYYYPDVMVSCDERDKAFKSLKKYPCLIIEVLSDGTEGFDRGDKFADYQELETLQEYVLISQKRQRVECFRRNAEGLWVLTSYTQGSEVYLASIDFRTSIDTIYQAVVFTTNDSEIEN from the coding sequence ATGATTGCTAATAAAAGTCAAAATTACATCTCCCCAGAAGAATATCTGAAATTAGAAGAACTCAGCCCCATCAAGCATGAGTATATTCGGGGCGAAGTCTACGCAATGGCGGGTGCTACTGAATCTCATGTGACAATATGTGTCAATTTAGTTAAAACACTAACAGATCATGTTCGGGGCAATGGCTGTAACCTCTACACTGGAGACATGAAAGCCCGAATTGACACAGCAAGTATCTACTACTATCCTGACGTGATGGTGAGTTGCGATGAACGGGACAAAGCTTTTAAATCTCTTAAAAAATATCCTTGTTTAATTATCGAGGTTTTGTCTGATGGAACTGAAGGATTCGATCGCGGAGATAAGTTTGCTGACTACCAGGAATTAGAAACGCTTCAGGAGTACGTATTGATTAGCCAAAAACGGCAGCGAGTGGAGTGTTTTCGCCGCAATGCTGAGGGGTTGTGGGTTTTGACTTCTTACACGCAGGGAAGCGAAGTTTACTTGGCTAGTATTGACTTTCGCACGAGCATTGATACCATATATCAAGCTGTAGTATTTACTACGAATGATTCGGAAATAGAGAATTGA
- a CDS encoding Uma2 family endonuclease yields MTASISKVIQTDITATASQWKTATWEDYLANRDAKNDDNIGLCFNCDRLLVIDMGKEGINHASINNLFTMLFAFWFSQTPGLIFSSLGGCLLEKPKKQAASPDLMVYVGSEYPTWQTGERRYINLEQWRVPDLVGEISDTTLTIDLDEKKYLYADLGIPEYWVIDVKGLRVFAFQLQSNGKYQECETSLALSGLPISLLNQTLERLSAETNGSAAMWFAQQIASLKTERS; encoded by the coding sequence ATGACAGCCTCAATCTCAAAAGTTATTCAAACAGATATTACGGCAACTGCATCCCAGTGGAAAACCGCCACTTGGGAAGATTACTTGGCTAATCGCGACGCTAAAAACGATGATAATATCGGATTGTGCTTTAATTGCGATCGGCTCTTGGTAATTGATATGGGAAAAGAAGGAATCAATCACGCCAGCATCAATAACTTGTTTACGATGTTATTTGCTTTCTGGTTTAGTCAAACACCAGGACTGATATTCAGTTCCCTGGGTGGCTGCTTGCTAGAAAAACCTAAAAAGCAAGCTGCATCGCCAGATTTAATGGTCTATGTGGGTAGCGAATACCCAACTTGGCAAACAGGAGAACGGCGTTACATTAACTTAGAACAATGGCGAGTCCCCGATTTAGTTGGCGAAATCTCGGACACAACTTTAACAATAGATTTAGATGAGAAGAAATATCTCTATGCCGATTTGGGAATTCCTGAATATTGGGTAATTGACGTTAAAGGTTTGCGAGTTTTTGCCTTTCAATTGCAGTCAAACGGCAAGTATCAAGAATGCGAGACTTCTCTAGCACTGTCTGGACTACCAATTTCTTTATTGAATCAAACTTTGGAACGCTTGAGTGCAGAAACAAACGGCAGTGCAGCCATGTGGTTTGCTCAACAGATTGCGAGCTTAAAAACAGAGCGCTCGTGA
- a CDS encoding argininosuccinate synthase, whose translation MSRAKKVVLAYSGGVDTSVCIPYLMKEWGVEEVITLAADLGQGDELEPIRKKALASGASESLVIDATEEFVKDYAFPAIQANALYENRYPLSTALARPLIAKLLVEAAEKYGADAIAHGCTGKGNDQVRFDVSIGALNPKIKILAPAREWKMSREETIAYGERCGIPSPVKKSSPYSIDRNLLGMAIEAGILEDPWAEPPEEVFLMTKAIEQTPDTPEYIEIGFDCGKPVSLNGKELAPVALITQLNQIAGNHGVGRIDMIENRVVGIKSREIYETPGILVLMHAHRDLESLTLTADVTRYKRGIEETYSQMIYNGLWYNPLKTALDAFIHDTQKRVTGTVRLKMFKGNATIVGRKSENSLYSFDLATYGAEDEFDHKAAEGFVYVWGLPTRIWSEKNRG comes from the coding sequence ATGAGTCGCGCTAAAAAAGTTGTGCTAGCATATTCCGGCGGAGTCGATACCTCCGTCTGTATTCCTTACCTGATGAAGGAGTGGGGAGTCGAAGAGGTAATTACTCTGGCGGCGGATTTGGGACAGGGAGACGAATTAGAACCCATCCGCAAGAAAGCTTTAGCATCTGGTGCTTCGGAATCGTTGGTGATCGATGCTACCGAAGAATTTGTCAAAGATTATGCGTTTCCAGCAATTCAAGCCAACGCGCTTTACGAAAATCGGTATCCGCTTTCTACGGCGCTAGCCCGCCCGCTGATTGCTAAATTGTTGGTAGAAGCTGCGGAAAAATACGGTGCGGATGCGATCGCCCACGGTTGTACAGGTAAGGGAAACGATCAAGTACGGTTCGATGTGTCGATCGGCGCGCTGAATCCCAAGATTAAAATCTTAGCACCGGCGCGGGAGTGGAAAATGAGCCGCGAGGAAACCATCGCCTACGGCGAGAGATGCGGGATTCCGTCGCCGGTGAAGAAGTCTTCGCCTTATAGTATCGATCGCAATTTGTTAGGAATGGCGATCGAAGCCGGCATCCTCGAAGATCCTTGGGCGGAACCGCCGGAAGAGGTGTTTTTGATGACAAAGGCGATCGAACAAACTCCCGACACACCCGAATACATAGAAATCGGTTTCGACTGCGGAAAACCAGTCAGTTTAAACGGCAAAGAATTAGCACCAGTCGCCTTAATTACCCAACTCAACCAAATAGCTGGAAATCACGGAGTCGGCCGCATCGACATGATTGAAAACCGCGTAGTCGGGATTAAATCGCGGGAAATTTACGAAACCCCAGGAATTTTAGTCTTAATGCACGCGCACCGAGACTTAGAAAGTTTAACATTGACAGCCGATGTCACCCGATACAAGCGAGGAATCGAAGAAACCTACAGCCAAATGATTTACAACGGTCTTTGGTACAACCCTTTAAAAACAGCGTTAGATGCCTTTATTCACGACACGCAAAAGCGAGTAACTGGAACCGTGCGACTAAAAATGTTCAAAGGAAATGCGACAATCGTCGGCCGCAAATCCGAAAATTCGCTGTACAGTTTCGACTTAGCAACCTACGGCGCCGAGGACGAATTCGACCACAAAGCCGCCGAAGGATTTGTCTACGTTTGGGGACTTCCAACCCGTATTTGGTCGGAGAAGAATCGAGGTTAG